TAAAAATCCATGAAATAACTGCAAAACTGTGGCCACGCATTCTATGCTACCTGCCGCGCTGAGACAATGCCCAGTCATTCCTTTTAGCGAATTTATCCATGGAAAATCTTTCCCTTTACGCCCAAGTGCCTCGGTCCAGTTTTCTATTTCAAAAGCATCTTTGGCTGTTGCCGTTAGATGACCGTTTATAGCATCGACATCCCATTTGGAGACGCCCGAATTGTTTAGGGCCTCTTGAATGCAACGGCGTACAGCATCAGCGTTTGGAGCTGTCATACTGCCTGTTCCCCGTTGTCCTCCAGAGTTTACTTGGCCGCCCAATAACTCGCCATATATAACGGCATTGCGTGCTAAGGCACTTTCCAAATCTTCCAGTAATAGGGCTCCAGCCCCACTACCCGGGACGAACCCTGCGGCTGTTGCACTCATTGGGCGCGACCCTTCCGCAGGGCGGTCATTATATTGCGAACTACAGACACGTAGTGCATCAAAACCGCCCCAAATATAAGGCCCATTATCTCCAGTACTGCCTGCCAGCATGCGTTTTGCTCTTCCGGACCGAATCCGGTCATATGCCATTAGAATTGCTTCAGTCCCAGTAGCACAGGCCGAGGAATTGGTGGTCACCTGATTTCCGAGGCCTAGTTTCCCGCCTAAATATGCACTGACACCACTGTTCATTGTTTGCGCCACAACTGTACTACCTAGTCTGCGGGTTTGTAGCTCATCAATTTTATAAATACTCTCGCGAAACTTATCAATACCTGATGTACCTGAACCAAAGACTGTTCCGCTATCCCAATCGGGGGCCGAATTTACGGCAATAGGAAGACCTGCATTTGTCCAGGCCTCCATTCCAGCAATGACTCCGTACAAGATGCCTGTACTATTAAAACCTCTAAGCTCAAGTTCAGTGAAATATTGCCTTTTAAGATCATCTGATATTTGCGGCATTCCAGCAATCTGGCAGGAAAACTGTAGTTTTTCCAGCTGTTCATCATGTCTAATACCCGAAACGCCATCTTTGATGGCCTGAGTAAAGGCAGGCACCCCCACTCCATTGGGCGCAACGACTCCTAGTCCAGTAATCACAACTCTCTTCATAACTCCTCCGTCATCATGCCTGCCAATATCCCTTTACAAACTTCCTGTCCGGCTTCATTCTTCATCGTAACGGCACACTTTAGTTTGCCAAACCTAAAATATATTTTTTTTGAAAACACGGTGACTTTCTCCTTTGGATATACTGGTTTTAAAAACTGTATTTCAGTAGAAGTCAACGCAATAGACGAGCCTTGCATTAAGTCTTTATTGAGCAGAAAGATTCCCAAACAGGCCAGACCTATTTGAGCCATCGTTTCGATCAGAATAACTCCCGGGGTAATCGCTCTATCATAAAAATGGCCGCGATAAAAGTCCAGATCTTCATCAAAAGTATAGGTACCTGCAACACCTTCGTCATCGACATGAATCAACTCATCGACAAATAAAAATGGGGCCCTGTAGGGCAATTTCGCTAGTATAGCATTCAATTCCATGGTTCAAAATGAGTAAGTTACCACTGTAATAAAACCCGCTGTGCTGAAAATCCCGGACCGAAACTCAGCATCAACCCCAATTCACCGGCTTGAGGCTTACGTTTCATAATACGTTCAAGGACGTAGAGTACCGTGGCGCTCGACATATTACCATAGTCCGCTAGTATAGCCTTAGTATCTTCAATATCTTTATCAAATTCAGCAAAAATCTCCTCGATTGTGGCTACGATCTTTTTCCCGCCCGGATGAAAAATCATGTAATTAATATCTTTAATTTCCAGCTGGTTCTTTTTCAGGAATGGATGTATAACTGCATCAAAATGGGACGCAATCACATTGGGCACATCCACATCCAGTATCATCTGCATACCAGTGTTGGTCAATTTAAACCCCATAATGTCCTCCGCATCATAAAAATGATACATCTCCTGATCAAGAATTACAGGTCCGCAATCTTCCTCACAGGATGAAAGCAGACAGCAAGCTGCACCATCGCCGAAAATGGCGGCACTGACCATATTCGACATCGAGAAATTTTCCAGCTGAAAAGTCGCTGTTGGCGCTTCGACGGCAATAACCGCAGCACGTTTACCTGGGTTTGCCTGAAGAAAATTTTTAGCATAAATAATACCTGAAACACCGGCAACGCAACCCATTTCGGTAACTGGTAACCGCACAATATCCTGTCGGAGTTTCATCCTATTAATAAGATACGCGTCTAGAGAGGGGATCATAATTCCAGTGCAACTGACTGTAATGATATAATCCAGAGACTGGGGATCCCAGCCCGTTTGTTCAAGGGCCTGACGAAGTGCTTGCTCCCCTAGGGCTATCGCCTCCCGGCAATACACATTGTTTTTTTCTTCAAAAGATGTCGCCGTGAAGACTTCGATCGGATCCATAATCGCATAGCGCCTGTCCACGGCGGCACCTTCGAAAAGTTTCTTGATTTTCTTAATAAAACGAGGTTCCTGTCCATGAAGCCAAATATCCAATAGCGGAAGAATATCAACGGTAGTACAAGAGTATTTAGGGAGTTGCTTGGCAACATTTATTATTTTAACATTCATATATTGAAAATTATCCACTGGTAACGAAAGGCCCATTTCCATTGGATGGTGTAATGTTCTAACCGTAATCCCTTTGCGAATTGTACAAGCTCAATCTTTTTAAACCCGCGCAGTATGGAAACAAGTCCATCCACTTTTGTCATTCTATTTAACCTAAAAACAACAGCAATAGTTTGAAAAAGCCGGTAAGCCATTTTACTCCTTTGTAAATCGTTTATGACGACCCCCAATTTTGATACGTTGACCAGGCTATCTAGCAGACGAAAAATCGCTTCATCGTCGAAATGATGTAAAGTAAGCGTACACAGAACAATGTCATACTTGACATCTTCAAAATTCGCTTCAAAGATATCTGCACACAAATAGGATATATTGGTATAATCTTTCGACAGATCCCTTGCACAATTTATTGTATACGGATTAGCATCAATCCCGAGCAATGAAAGCTTAATATGATGTCTATTGCCATAATCGCTTAACATGCGAAGCATGTCCCCATTACCACAACCGATATCCACAATGGTTATTGTTTCATTCTTGTAGCCGGTTGAAAGCAATGTTTTCACACCATTCAACGTAATGCTATTTCCGCCTAGATAACGATTAATCTTTGCAATTCGATCCAGCGTGACGCGAAGTTCGTCGCCCTCCAGCCGAAAATCGTCCATGATCTCATTCTGCGATGTTCTATATCTTGTGTCTATCCTCATTTTATTGAGCTTGCATTTCCATGAGTTTGTTTTATAATCCAACTTAAGATTTTTGGAAAAAATATCGTAGCCTTCATTAGAACCGCGGTACCTATTTTATAACGCAGTACACCCGACAGAAGTCGTCCGAATAAGAGCCGTCTTTTAAAGGTTCGATTCCATTGATTCATATAGGACTGTTCCAATTGCTGGCGCGAATCGATATGACCATGGTAATAGTCCACAATAAGCTCGGAAGCCATTTTTGCACTATGTATCGCCATCGCCATCCCATTTCCACAGAATGGATGAATAAGACCGGCCGTATCACCAATCATAAGCATATGGTTTTCTACCGCTGATTTCTGATCAAATGAAAATTGACTTATTGCAAGCGGCTTGTCAAAAAGTAGTCTACTCTTTTCAAAAAAACACTGAAGATGCCTATTTTTAGACAACACATACTTTTGATAATCACCTATATTTTTATACCTCTTGAACGTTTTTACATCGGCCAGATAACATAAATTTATCTGGTCATCTTCGACCTTAGAAATACCACAATAACCGCCTTCAAAATGATGCAAGGCAATAAGGTCATTCGGAAAATCGCCCGAATAGTGTGCTTTAACAGCCATCCACGGAGAGGTTTTTGTTATAAAATCGCGGGATAAGAGCTGATCCACATTGCTGCGTTTTCCATATGCGCCCAGTACAATTTTTGATCTTAATACCTGATCTTGAAATGAAACAGCAAATGTATCATTGCTAAAGGATACGCCTGTGACGGTCGCAATAACAATTGTACAACCCGCCCCTTTTGCTCGCTGATATAACAGATCATCCAACGCGTAACGACTGATGCCAATTCCACCCAAGGGTAACCTGACCCTATTCATCTGCCCACCTTCTGTCGAGAACTCAAGCTCCCGAATATGTGTTGGACAGAGCGATTCGACATCCACTTGTAGCCAATGCAGATAGGGCAAGACTTCGTTCGAAACATATTCGCCACAAACCTTATGACGAGGAAAATCATGTTTTTCGATTAACGTCACGTTGAATCCTTGTTTAGACAGATGCAATGCACTTGTAAGTCCAGCCAAGCCGCCACCTATAATAATCACATCAGGGTGTATTACCATATATCCAAGTTTGTTCTATATGAGTTTCATCTACAAAAAATCAACGTTACAAATCATGCTTCGGTCCCCTACATTGGTTGCCCCCGCTATTCAACAGACGATTCTTAATAAATCTGTTCGCGACCTAGGATTTTCCTGCACAGGACAATATCATCCATCCGCTTTTATAAAAAGTCTCTCTGATAACAGCCCTTAGCGATAAATGGTTTTTATTTGACCGTAAATAAAGAAGGCAACTATCTGGATTTATATTCACGGTCGACAAACATTTTATCCAGAAAAAGATACCTGTTCCGAAATTCTTCAGCAGAAGCTTTCACCTCGGTATTCAAATTCAAGATATTCATTCGCTGATCTTTTGCTGTTGTTTTCGGCCAGGCTGGAAGTCCTTTTCCATTTGGATCACCCGTCTTGATAAAATTAACAAAGTACTGCTGACCAAGTTTCGAAACCTTGTAATCATCTTCTGTCCAGGCAAAAACATCATTACTCTGCAGATTTCCCAATAAATATTCGATATCACTGGCATGGAAAGCTCCCGGTAGGGGCTGTGGGCTTTTTTCCTTGTCTTCTTGTGTAGATTTCTTGCTAATTCCTCCGGCAAGCCCGGTTTGTGCATCACGATATGCCGGTTGCATGGGTGGCCGCGGTTTACCGAATATATAAACGAAGACTGGGTTACCGCTATTCTTTCGTTGCAGGTCAAGCCATTTCCAAGTACTATACGCAATAAAATTATCGCTAGCTAATGCAGTTGCCGATTCAATGACTTCTGCCTCGGTCTTCCCTGGATACTCCTTGAGCACTTCTTCAGCTTTAACACCAAACTGTACTCTTACCAACTTCTCATAATTCTCCGGAGATGGGTAAGATTTACCCATGTAAGCCATATAGGGAACTTCCGTGGAAGTCCAACCGGCAAGCAAGGGAACCTTAGATTGCTCCCCGGCTTCAAAAATAGCCAATGGAGATCGCGGCAAAAAATAGCCATCAACAATCAAACGGGTAGTGAAGGCTCCTGGCTCGCTGGCTTTATCTAGAAGTTCGGCCGCAGGAATTTCACGCAGTTGATCAAGACCTGTTGCATTTACCCGCGATGCAAATGCAACACCCTGTTGTTCCTGCTCAGTAATAGAGGCTGTACCATACCGTAAGTTAAAGACACTTCCGCTCTGACCGATAGCACGCGTAAACAACCCCTTGGATAGCGGACTAGTCATTTGAGCGGAAACAGACATACTTCCTGCCGACTCGCCACCGATGGTGACCGCATCGGGATCACCGCCGAATGCAGCTATATTTTTTTTGACCCAAACCAAAGCTGCATGCTGATCCAGCAGTCCATAATTTCCTGAAGCATGTTTCGGTGATTCCTCCGTTAATGCTGGATGCGCGAAGAAACCAAAGATACCAAGACGATAGTTGACAGTAACGACAATAAGACCTTCTTTAGCAAAACTTTCACCATCATAACGATTTTCAGATCCATCACCAGCATTGAAACCCCCGCCGTAAAAATAAACTAAAACAGGAAGTTTGCCTGAATGAAGACTCTTTGGACGCCATACATTCAGGTATAGACAGTCCTCACTGATCCCCGGCGACCGAAATCGCATATCCCCATAGATCGGTTTCTGCATCGGAGAATAACCAAAATGATCTGCTTTACGGATACCAGACCAGTGTTCAGCAGCTTGCGGTTCTTTCCATCTTAGATCGCCTAATGGGGGTTTTGCAAAGGGGATCCCTCGGAAGGACTCGACCCCGCTTGACAAGATAATCCCTTCTAGCACCCCCTCTTCAACCTTTACCTGTGGCATTTGGGCGAAAACAAACGATGCAACCAAAAACCCAACAACTGTAAAAAAAATCTTTTTCATCATAACATTCATTTATAACTCCATGGTTTTATTCTTAAAGTTAAAATACAAAATAAAATCTATACCGTCGTGATAATCTGACATTTCAGCACAAAGACTTAAAGAAAACTTAACCAATAGACAAATACCTGCAGCAGCCGGATGCTTGCTTGCAGTGATCAACGCATTTAGTTGGTCAGCCAAACAAAAAGTAGGATAAGCCATTGGACAAGAATACATGTCCAAAATGGCTTACTACTTGCTGTGGTCAATATTTCGAGTACACCAATAAACTTTGACCTTATAATAGTATAGAAGCTGGTGTTATTGTCCAAATCCAAGGAATCAAACTTCACTTTGTTCAGACCAAAAATGACAATGCGTCGCACCCAAGGGCTCTCAATTTTGGTATTTTTTACGTCATTAATCAGTTTAAGTTTCGCAAACGAATAATCAGCGACATTTTGTACTACATCGGGCTGATTTGATTGAAAAATTAAAAGTACTTTGTCAAATGCTGGAAGAATGAGATCATCCTGCCTTTCCTCCACGACAAGACTTGCAATCTTCGAAAACACATATTTGTTGCTGAAAATAAAAAGTAATACTGGTAGCAGGATCAATCCAATCAGCCAAAGGAATTTAGCCGCGGCTTGTACGGGACTGACTGTCGAAAAGAAAGCTTCATGACTAGCATTAAATTGTAAACTACCAACCACCAAATAAAGTAAAGTCGAAACAATAGCCAGCAAATAATATTTGACTAAAGTTTTCGTCCCCAATACGCTCAATTTTTTTAAGTACGATAACTGTGTTTTCATCTTGTTATAATTAATTACCCTAATTTAGCATTATTCGCCAAACATTGATCCGTCGGTTTAATTCTCGATCGTTTTCATTTTAAATCCGCCAGGAAAGAATTTTTATTCGTCATCTCCATTTCTGCCCACCGATTTTCTCCACAGAAATGTAAAAAATATTTGCGTAGCTAAATAACTACACGTATATTCGTAGTCAAATGACTTCAAAATGAACTTAAGACGAGATGTTTTCCAAGCTATAGCAGATCCAACAAGAAGAGCGATCTTACTTCTTTTGGCCTCACAAGCCATGACTGCAGGTGCAATTGCAGCCAACTTCAATACAGCAAGACCGACAGTTTCAAAACATTTACAAATATTGACGACATGTGAGTTATTAAAGTCTCAACAAAATGGACGTGAGATATACTATCAACTCAACCCAACGAAGATGAAAGAAATTGCAGATTTCATCGAACCTTTTCGTCAAATGTGGGATGACAGATTCAATAGATTGGAAGCTATTATGCAAAACTACAAGAACAAATAATATGGAGGTAAAAACCAACGTCCAGGCTGAGGATAATAAACAGGAGATTGTCATTACAAGAGAGTTCGATTTACCTGTTGAACTGCTCTTCAAAGCATACGAGGATCCCGAAATTTTTGAACAGTGGATGGGAACCAAAGTCCTGAAATTAGAAAATAAAACGCATGGCTCCTATGCGTTTGAAACTTCCCATAATGGCCAGGTCATGTTCAAAGCAAATGGAACGATACACGAATTCCTGCCCAATCAACGTATCACACGGACGTTTGAAATGGAAAACAGTACA
The DNA window shown above is from Sphingobacterium thalpophilum and carries:
- a CDS encoding NAD(P)/FAD-dependent oxidoreductase, coding for MVIHPDVIIIGGGLAGLTSALHLSKQGFNVTLIEKHDFPRHKVCGEYVSNEVLPYLHWLQVDVESLCPTHIRELEFSTEGGQMNRVRLPLGGIGISRYALDDLLYQRAKGAGCTIVIATVTGVSFSNDTFAVSFQDQVLRSKIVLGAYGKRSNVDQLLSRDFITKTSPWMAVKAHYSGDFPNDLIALHHFEGGYCGISKVEDDQINLCYLADVKTFKRYKNIGDYQKYVLSKNRHLQCFFEKSRLLFDKPLAISQFSFDQKSAVENHMLMIGDTAGLIHPFCGNGMAMAIHSAKMASELIVDYYHGHIDSRQQLEQSYMNQWNRTFKRRLLFGRLLSGVLRYKIGTAVLMKATIFFPKILSWIIKQTHGNASSIK
- a CDS encoding methyltransferase domain-containing protein → MRIDTRYRTSQNEIMDDFRLEGDELRVTLDRIAKINRYLGGNSITLNGVKTLLSTGYKNETITIVDIGCGNGDMLRMLSDYGNRHHIKLSLLGIDANPYTINCARDLSKDYTNISYLCADIFEANFEDVKYDIVLCTLTLHHFDDEAIFRLLDSLVNVSKLGVVINDLQRSKMAYRLFQTIAVVFRLNRMTKVDGLVSILRGFKKIELVQFAKGLRLEHYTIQWKWAFRYQWIIFNI
- a CDS encoding helix-turn-helix transcriptional regulator, translated to MNLRRDVFQAIADPTRRAILLLLASQAMTAGAIAANFNTARPTVSKHLQILTTCELLKSQQNGREIYYQLNPTKMKEIADFIEPFRQMWDDRFNRLEAIMQNYKNK
- a CDS encoding SRPBCC domain-containing protein, which codes for MEVKTNVQAEDNKQEIVITREFDLPVELLFKAYEDPEIFEQWMGTKVLKLENKTHGSYAFETSHNGQVMFKANGTIHEFLPNQRITRTFEMENSTFPVQLEYLTFEKISAERSRLHIHIIFQSVAFRNQLLHMPFAQGINMAHNKLQEILSKLT
- a CDS encoding carboxylesterase family protein, which gives rise to MMKKIFFTVVGFLVASFVFAQMPQVKVEEGVLEGIILSSGVESFRGIPFAKPPLGDLRWKEPQAAEHWSGIRKADHFGYSPMQKPIYGDMRFRSPGISEDCLYLNVWRPKSLHSGKLPVLVYFYGGGFNAGDGSENRYDGESFAKEGLIVVTVNYRLGIFGFFAHPALTEESPKHASGNYGLLDQHAALVWVKKNIAAFGGDPDAVTIGGESAGSMSVSAQMTSPLSKGLFTRAIGQSGSVFNLRYGTASITEQEQQGVAFASRVNATGLDQLREIPAAELLDKASEPGAFTTRLIVDGYFLPRSPLAIFEAGEQSKVPLLAGWTSTEVPYMAYMGKSYPSPENYEKLVRVQFGVKAEEVLKEYPGKTEAEVIESATALASDNFIAYSTWKWLDLQRKNSGNPVFVYIFGKPRPPMQPAYRDAQTGLAGGISKKSTQEDKEKSPQPLPGAFHASDIEYLLGNLQSNDVFAWTEDDYKVSKLGQQYFVNFIKTGDPNGKGLPAWPKTTAKDQRMNILNLNTEVKASAEEFRNRYLFLDKMFVDREYKSR
- a CDS encoding beta-ketoacyl-[acyl-carrier-protein] synthase family protein yields the protein MKRVVITGLGVVAPNGVGVPAFTQAIKDGVSGIRHDEQLEKLQFSCQIAGMPQISDDLKRQYFTELELRGFNSTGILYGVIAGMEAWTNAGLPIAVNSAPDWDSGTVFGSGTSGIDKFRESIYKIDELQTRRLGSTVVAQTMNSGVSAYLGGKLGLGNQVTTNSSACATGTEAILMAYDRIRSGRAKRMLAGSTGDNGPYIWGGFDALRVCSSQYNDRPAEGSRPMSATAAGFVPGSGAGALLLEDLESALARNAVIYGELLGGQVNSGGQRGTGSMTAPNADAVRRCIQEALNNSGVSKWDVDAINGHLTATAKDAFEIENWTEALGRKGKDFPWINSLKGMTGHCLSAAGSIECVATVLQLFHGFLFGNSNCTDLHPEIAALIDPSRVSIHQIDVKPQIIAKASFGFGDVNACLIFKKFDN
- a CDS encoding 3-oxoacyl-[acyl-carrier-protein] synthase III C-terminal domain-containing protein — encoded protein: MGLSLPVDNFQYMNVKIINVAKQLPKYSCTTVDILPLLDIWLHGQEPRFIKKIKKLFEGAAVDRRYAIMDPIEVFTATSFEEKNNVYCREAIALGEQALRQALEQTGWDPQSLDYIITVSCTGIMIPSLDAYLINRMKLRQDIVRLPVTEMGCVAGVSGIIYAKNFLQANPGKRAAVIAVEAPTATFQLENFSMSNMVSAAIFGDGAACCLLSSCEEDCGPVILDQEMYHFYDAEDIMGFKLTNTGMQMILDVDVPNVIASHFDAVIHPFLKKNQLEIKDINYMIFHPGGKKIVATIEEIFAEFDKDIEDTKAILADYGNMSSATVLYVLERIMKRKPQAGELGLMLSFGPGFSAQRVLLQW
- a CDS encoding 3-hydroxyacyl-ACP dehydratase FabZ family protein, giving the protein MELNAILAKLPYRAPFLFVDELIHVDDEGVAGTYTFDEDLDFYRGHFYDRAITPGVILIETMAQIGLACLGIFLLNKDLMQGSSIALTSTEIQFLKPVYPKEKVTVFSKKIYFRFGKLKCAVTMKNEAGQEVCKGILAGMMTEEL